Proteins from a genomic interval of Oscillatoria salina IIICB1:
- the thiC gene encoding phosphomethylpyrimidine synthase, protein MRSEWVAKRRGDGNVSQMYYARQGIITEEMHYVAKRENLPADLIREEVARGRMIIPANINHVNLEPMCIGIAAKCKVNANIGASPNSSEINEELEKLNLAVKYGADTVMDLSTGGGNLDEIRTAIINASPVPIGTVPVYQALESVHGKVENLTADDFLHVIEKHAQQGVDYMTIHAGILIEHLPLVRNRITGIVSRGGGILAKWMLHHHKQNPLYTHFQDIVEIFKKYDVSFSLGDSLRPGCTHDASDDAQLAELKTLGELTRKAWEDDIQVMVEGPGHVPMDQIEFNVKKQMEECSEAPFYVLGPLVTDIAPGYDHITSAIGAAIAGWHGTAMLCYVTPKEHLGLPDAEDVRQGLIAYKIAAHAADIARHRPGARDRDDELSTARYNFDWNRQFELALDPERAREYHDETLPADIYKTAEFCSMCGPKFCPMQTKVDADALTELEKFLAQEPATQQS, encoded by the coding sequence ATGAGATCGGAATGGGTCGCTAAACGGCGTGGTGATGGTAATGTTAGCCAAATGTACTACGCTCGTCAGGGAATTATTACCGAAGAAATGCACTATGTTGCGAAACGGGAAAATCTCCCTGCGGATTTAATTCGTGAGGAAGTGGCACGGGGTAGAATGATTATCCCGGCGAATATTAATCACGTTAATCTCGAACCGATGTGTATTGGCATTGCTGCTAAATGTAAGGTAAATGCTAATATCGGTGCGTCGCCAAATTCTTCTGAGATTAATGAAGAACTGGAAAAGCTAAATTTGGCGGTAAAATATGGTGCGGATACCGTTATGGATTTGTCTACGGGTGGCGGTAATTTAGATGAAATTCGCACCGCGATTATTAATGCTTCGCCAGTACCAATTGGGACAGTTCCAGTTTATCAGGCTTTGGAAAGCGTACATGGTAAAGTTGAAAATCTGACGGCTGATGATTTCTTGCACGTTATTGAAAAACACGCCCAACAAGGTGTAGATTACATGACGATTCATGCAGGAATTTTGATTGAACATTTACCTTTGGTCAGAAATCGGATTACTGGTATTGTTTCTCGCGGTGGTGGTATTCTGGCGAAGTGGATGCTGCACCACCACAAGCAAAATCCGCTTTATACTCACTTCCAGGATATTGTCGAAATTTTTAAGAAGTACGATGTTTCCTTTAGTTTAGGGGATTCTTTGCGTCCGGGTTGTACTCATGATGCTTCTGATGATGCACAATTGGCTGAGTTGAAAACATTGGGTGAGTTAACTCGCAAAGCTTGGGAAGATGATATCCAGGTAATGGTTGAAGGTCCCGGTCACGTACCGATGGATCAAATCGAGTTTAATGTGAAAAAGCAGATGGAAGAGTGTTCGGAAGCACCTTTCTATGTGTTGGGTCCCTTGGTGACAGATATTGCACCTGGTTACGACCATATCACCTCAGCAATTGGTGCAGCGATCGCGGGTTGGCATGGCACGGCTATGCTTTGTTATGTTACTCCCAAGGAACACCTTGGACTTCCTGATGCTGAAGATGTCCGTCAAGGCTTAATTGCTTATAAAATAGCTGCTCACGCGGCGGATATCGCCCGTCATCGTCCGGGAGCGCGAGACAGAGACGATGAACTCAGTACCGCCCGTTATAATTTTGACTGGAATCGTCAATTTGAGCTAGCTTTAGACCCAGAACGAGCTAGAGAATATCACGACGAAACTTTACCCGCAGATATTTACAAAACTGCTGAATTCTGCTCGATGTGCGGTCCGAAATTCTGCCCGATGCAAACTAAAGTTGATGCCGATGCACTGACTGAATTAGAGAAGTTTTTAGCTCAAGAACCTGCAACTCAGCAAAGTTAA